In Myxococcales bacterium, the following are encoded in one genomic region:
- a CDS encoding sigma-54-dependent Fis family transcriptional regulator, translating to MTTLRGRVLVIDAEPHIPRLVALQLGDDYQVAAAADLEAALADLHAVPYDVALVELDLDGRAPIDRLHAAAPDVPVIALAAAPTVAATVAAMRDGAVDVVPKSARAHELRAAVARAVAHGSLAREVARLRSEVDRARGLGEIVGESAPMRALLGLVEKVASADATVLILGESGTGKELLARSLHRIGPRARQPFVAFDCSALTPSLLEAELFGHEKGAFTGAGRARRGLFREAHLGTIFLDEIGDIAPSVQNKLLRVLQEREIKPVGGDHFVSIDVRVVAATNKDLRALVARGDFREDLYWRLAVVPIQVPPLRERREDIPLLANHILARRRGAAKTSSSATRYPTALTQDALARLMSYAWPGNIRELENVLSRAAILCDGERIRASDLDLAGLAPTAAAPTRASAALAPGRTLKDIVDDAARAVERAAVTEALAEAEGSPARAARLLGISRASIYNKMKDYGLGK from the coding sequence GTGACGACGTTGCGCGGGCGGGTGCTGGTGATCGACGCCGAGCCGCACATCCCGCGGCTGGTCGCGCTGCAGCTCGGCGACGACTACCAGGTCGCGGCCGCGGCCGACCTCGAGGCGGCGCTGGCCGACCTGCACGCGGTGCCGTACGACGTGGCGCTGGTCGAGCTCGATCTCGACGGGCGCGCGCCGATCGATCGGCTGCACGCGGCCGCGCCCGACGTGCCGGTGATCGCGCTGGCGGCGGCGCCGACGGTGGCGGCCACGGTCGCGGCGATGCGCGACGGCGCGGTCGACGTCGTGCCCAAGAGCGCGCGCGCCCACGAGCTGCGCGCGGCGGTGGCCCGGGCCGTGGCCCACGGCTCGCTCGCGCGCGAGGTCGCGCGCCTGCGCAGCGAGGTCGATCGCGCCCGCGGCCTGGGCGAGATCGTCGGCGAGTCGGCGCCGATGCGGGCGCTGCTCGGGCTGGTCGAGAAGGTCGCGAGCGCCGACGCGACCGTGCTGATCCTGGGCGAGAGCGGCACCGGCAAGGAGCTCCTGGCCCGCTCGCTCCACCGGATCGGCCCGCGCGCCAGGCAGCCGTTCGTCGCGTTCGACTGCTCGGCGCTGACGCCGTCGCTGCTCGAGGCCGAGCTGTTCGGCCACGAGAAGGGCGCGTTCACCGGCGCCGGCCGGGCCCGGCGCGGCCTGTTCCGCGAGGCCCACCTGGGCACGATCTTCCTCGACGAGATCGGCGACATCGCGCCGAGCGTGCAGAACAAGCTGCTGCGCGTGCTCCAGGAGCGCGAGATCAAGCCGGTCGGCGGCGATCACTTCGTCTCGATCGACGTGCGCGTGGTCGCCGCGACCAACAAGGACCTGCGGGCGCTGGTGGCGCGCGGCGACTTCCGCGAGGACCTGTACTGGCGCCTGGCGGTGGTGCCGATCCAGGTGCCGCCGCTGCGCGAGCGGCGCGAGGACATCCCGCTCCTGGCCAACCACATCCTGGCGCGCCGCCGCGGCGCCGCCAAGACCTCGTCGAGCGCGACCCGGTACCCGACCGCGCTGACCCAGGACGCGCTGGCGCGGCTGATGAGCTACGCCTGGCCCGGCAACATCCGCGAGCTCGAGAACGTGTTGTCGCGCGCGGCGATCCTGTGCGACGGCGAGCGGATCCGCGCCAGCGACCTCGACCTGGCCGGGCTGGCGCCGACCGCCGCCGCGCCGACCCGGGCCAGCGCCGCGCTGGCGCCGGGGCGCACGCTCAAGGACATCGTCGACGACGCCGCCCGCGCGGTCGAGCGGGCCGCGGTGACCGAGGCCCTGGCCGAGGCCGAGGGCTCGCCGGCCCGGGCCGCGCGCCTGCTCGGCATCAGCCGCGCCAGCATCTACAACAAGATGAAGGACTACGGCCTGGGCAAGTAG
- a CDS encoding HAMP domain-containing histidine kinase, which produces MTRIAILEDDPLIGRHTADIIAELLQFEPVLATALAGQAAAIDGSAAVIVGAHFGGRPLAATVAAARDRDPHRPVLVVCASDDADAVDAAAGVVGALAVVTRPVAAAALLPRLVAALERAALARTVDELTRQLDARDDALASTRGQAERATAALASTSTELATATERLVVAEQLAAVGRVVTGIAHELGQQLALVGYAEALKARVASDPELAELADVIVGAQRRLLAMVDAIRDFTAGHDHAPAREPVDAVAIVDDALALLRHDPDVRRRQIVRTVGDHPLILAHRGKLAQVVINLVHNAALASAIGAAIEVVVATTVDGAAAITVRDDGVGMAPEVVARLGEPFFTTRGDRGSGLGVGICRRIVEDHGGSLAFASTPGAGTTATVRLPALGGGP; this is translated from the coding sequence ATGACACGGATCGCGATCCTCGAAGACGACCCGCTGATCGGTCGCCACACCGCGGACATCATCGCCGAGCTGCTGCAGTTCGAGCCGGTGCTGGCGACCGCGCTCGCTGGCCAGGCCGCGGCGATCGACGGCAGCGCCGCGGTGATCGTCGGCGCCCATTTCGGCGGGCGACCGCTGGCGGCGACGGTCGCGGCCGCGCGCGATCGCGATCCGCACCGCCCGGTGCTGGTGGTGTGCGCGAGCGATGACGCCGACGCGGTCGACGCCGCGGCCGGGGTGGTCGGCGCGCTGGCGGTCGTGACCCGGCCGGTGGCGGCGGCGGCGCTCTTGCCGCGGCTGGTGGCGGCGCTCGAGCGGGCCGCGCTGGCGCGCACGGTCGATGAGCTGACCCGCCAGCTCGACGCCCGCGACGACGCGCTGGCCTCGACCCGGGGCCAGGCCGAGCGCGCGACCGCGGCGCTCGCCTCGACCTCGACCGAGCTGGCCACGGCCACCGAGCGCCTGGTCGTGGCCGAGCAGCTGGCCGCGGTCGGGCGGGTCGTGACCGGGATCGCCCACGAGCTGGGCCAGCAGCTCGCGCTGGTCGGCTACGCCGAGGCGCTCAAGGCCCGGGTCGCGAGCGATCCCGAGCTGGCCGAGCTGGCCGACGTCATCGTCGGCGCCCAGCGGCGCCTGCTGGCGATGGTCGACGCGATCCGCGACTTCACCGCCGGCCACGATCACGCGCCCGCGCGCGAGCCGGTCGACGCGGTCGCGATCGTCGACGACGCGCTCGCGCTCCTGCGCCACGATCCCGACGTCCGCCGCCGCCAGATCGTGCGCACGGTCGGCGATCACCCGCTGATCCTCGCGCACCGGGGCAAGCTGGCGCAGGTGGTCATCAACCTGGTCCACAACGCCGCGCTGGCCAGCGCGATCGGGGCCGCGATCGAGGTGGTCGTGGCGACGACCGTCGACGGCGCCGCCGCGATCACCGTGCGCGACGACGGCGTCGGCATGGCGCCCGAGGTGGTCGCGCGCCTGGGCGAGCCGTTCTTCACCACCCGCGGCGACCGCGGCTCGGGCCTGGGCGTCGGCATCTGCCGCCGGATCGTCGAGGATCACGGCGGCTCGTTGGCGTTCGCGTCGACCCCGGGCGCCGGCACCACCGCGACCGTGCGCCTGCCGGCGCTGGGCGGCGGGCCGTGA
- a CDS encoding sigma-70 family RNA polymerase sigma factor has product MNDRPLDTPRLDAEARSYAKAIALRFVKDDTSAADDIAQDAMLLAHRHLSSYRGDARFSTWLYRVTTTAALMHLRRQRRRGREVLATVDDGTTAWIEAQPSRAPSSEALAVAREQCARALRGVDRLGARYGEVFELRYALGCTESEIARATGLSLAAVKTRAHRAKIAARRACPADDAAVSAAPRPSTTGRDRS; this is encoded by the coding sequence ATGAACGACCGCCCGCTGGACACGCCCCGACTCGATGCCGAGGCGCGCTCGTACGCCAAGGCCATCGCGCTCCGCTTCGTCAAGGACGACACGTCCGCCGCTGACGACATCGCCCAGGACGCGATGCTCCTCGCCCACCGGCACCTGAGCTCGTACCGCGGCGACGCCCGCTTCTCGACGTGGCTCTACCGCGTCACCACCACCGCCGCGCTCATGCACCTGCGCCGCCAGCGCCGCCGCGGCCGCGAGGTCCTGGCCACCGTCGACGACGGCACCACCGCGTGGATCGAGGCGCAGCCGAGCCGGGCGCCGTCGAGCGAGGCGCTCGCGGTGGCGCGCGAACAGTGCGCGCGGGCGCTGCGCGGGGTCGATCGCCTGGGCGCGCGCTACGGCGAGGTGTTCGAGCTGCGCTACGCGCTCGGCTGCACCGAGAGCGAGATCGCCCGCGCCACCGGGCTGTCGCTGGCCGCGGTCAAGACCCGCGCCCACCGCGCCAAGATCGCCGCCCGCCGAGCGTGTCCCGCCGATGACGCGGCCGTGTCCGCCGCCCCACGCCCGTCGACAACTGGCCGCGATCGTTCGTGA
- a CDS encoding SAM-dependent methyltransferase, whose protein sequence is MHELLQDLHLLTRAGELNADARRKLKQIRHLLQLLGPAIDDVLARFPEVATLVDCGAGKSYLGFLLYVTRLRGTAATMVSIENRPELVTSGVERAARFGCQRMRFVAGTIAEAPLPERVHLVTALHACDTATDDAIVRGVRAGADWIAVVPCCQAEVARQLGEHRPAEPALAALAAHAWHRREFGSHLTNVVRALALTAHGYQVTVTELTGWEHSLKNELLLARRVQKFDHAAQAQLDELCARFGITPAVVRGLAA, encoded by the coding sequence ATGCATGAGCTGCTACAGGACCTGCACCTGCTCACCCGCGCCGGCGAGCTCAACGCCGACGCCCGTCGCAAGCTCAAGCAGATCCGCCACCTGCTGCAGCTGCTCGGGCCCGCGATCGACGACGTGCTCGCGCGCTTCCCGGAGGTCGCGACCCTGGTCGACTGCGGCGCCGGCAAGAGCTACCTGGGCTTCCTCCTGTACGTGACCCGGCTGCGCGGCACCGCGGCCACGATGGTGTCGATCGAGAACCGGCCCGAGCTGGTGACCTCGGGCGTCGAGCGCGCGGCGCGGTTCGGCTGCCAGCGCATGCGCTTCGTCGCCGGCACGATCGCGGAGGCGCCGTTGCCCGAGCGCGTGCACCTGGTGACCGCGCTGCACGCGTGCGACACCGCCACCGACGACGCGATCGTGCGCGGCGTCCGCGCCGGCGCCGACTGGATCGCGGTCGTGCCGTGCTGTCAGGCCGAGGTCGCGCGCCAGCTCGGCGAGCACCGCCCGGCCGAGCCGGCGCTGGCCGCGCTGGCCGCGCACGCCTGGCACCGGCGCGAGTTCGGCTCGCACCTCACCAACGTCGTGCGCGCGCTGGCGCTGACCGCCCACGGCTACCAGGTGACGGTCACCGAGCTGACCGGCTGGGAGCACTCGCTCAAGAACGAGCTCTTGCTGGCGCGCCGGGTCCAGAAGTTCGACCACGCCGCCCAGGCCCAGCTCGACGAGCTGTGCGCGCGGTTCGGCATCACGCCGGCGGTCGTCCGCGGCCTCGCCGCCTGA
- a CDS encoding fasciclin domain-containing protein — translation MTRTLKILSLSLALAVAACGGSKNADTTPVAEPAAAADIVDTAIANGSFTTLVAAVQAAGLVDTLKGPGPFTVFAPTDAAFAKLPPGTVDALLADKAKLTAVLTYHVVAGNVGSAAVAGMTEATTIQGATVAIDASSGVKINDATVIAADVVASNGVIHVIDTVLLPPE, via the coding sequence ATGACCCGAACCTTGAAGATCCTGTCCCTGTCCCTGGCCCTGGCGGTCGCCGCGTGCGGCGGCTCCAAGAACGCCGACACCACGCCCGTCGCCGAGCCCGCCGCGGCCGCCGACATCGTCGACACCGCGATCGCGAACGGGTCGTTCACCACGCTGGTCGCCGCGGTCCAGGCCGCGGGCCTGGTCGACACGCTGAAGGGCCCCGGGCCGTTCACCGTGTTCGCGCCGACCGACGCGGCCTTCGCCAAGCTGCCGCCGGGCACGGTCGACGCGCTCCTGGCCGACAAGGCCAAGCTGACGGCGGTGCTCACCTACCACGTCGTCGCGGGCAACGTCGGCTCGGCGGCGGTCGCGGGCATGACCGAGGCCACGACGATCCAAGGCGCGACCGTGGCGATCGACGCCTCGTCGGGCGTCAAGATCAACGACGCCACGGTCATCGCCGCGGACGTCGTCGCGAGCAACGGCGTGATCCATGTGATCGACACCGTGCTGCTGCCGCCCGAGTGA
- the yfcF gene encoding glutathione transferase: MPPSITLWAESGWVSPWVFHAMTALEEKRLPYQLELVPLPIPAETRAMLQARAVIGKVPVLAHDDVWLTESLAISEYLAETFPIPAHPRLFPADLAERARARQLMSMLRTDLFALREARPTSSVFGAPVTAPLTGAAAAQAAELVRIASHVLGPDRKTIASAWCIADADLALALMRLIVNGDPVPAPLRTYAAAQWARPSLRAFLDRAAAAHR; encoded by the coding sequence ATGCCGCCGTCGATCACGCTCTGGGCCGAGTCGGGCTGGGTGAGCCCCTGGGTGTTCCACGCCATGACCGCGCTCGAGGAGAAGCGCCTGCCGTACCAGCTCGAGCTGGTGCCGCTGCCGATCCCCGCCGAGACCCGGGCCATGCTCCAGGCGCGCGCGGTGATCGGCAAGGTGCCGGTGCTCGCCCACGACGACGTCTGGCTGACCGAGTCGCTCGCGATCTCGGAGTACCTGGCCGAGACCTTCCCGATCCCGGCGCACCCGCGGCTGTTCCCGGCCGATCTGGCCGAGCGCGCCCGGGCCCGGCAGCTCATGTCGATGCTGCGCACCGATCTGTTCGCGCTGCGCGAGGCCCGGCCGACCTCGTCGGTGTTCGGCGCGCCGGTGACCGCGCCGCTGACCGGCGCCGCGGCGGCGCAGGCGGCCGAGCTGGTGCGCATCGCGAGCCACGTGCTCGGGCCCGACCGAAAGACGATCGCCAGCGCGTGGTGCATCGCCGACGCCGATCTGGCGCTGGCGCTGATGCGGCTGATCGTCAACGGCGATCCGGTGCCCGCGCCGCTGCGGACCTACGCCGCCGCGCAGTGGGCGCGGCCGTCGCTACGGGCGTTCCTCGATCGCGCCGCCGCCGCGCACCGGTAG
- a CDS encoding metallophosphoesterase, with the protein MWSRRLGCVLAIALAIVAPVRAAADDDDDPATSDGSRAGASPLTGRVLVARDAAWDVQWATAPALTVRLGAAALGALDAARGGPAAPSVFGDVAAGVPPPAWPFAVTGGVRGVLGRGCPGCALPPEPTDDTRVGATWATTAFALDPARADDRALRVLELRVRYRDGLTIWCNGVVIARRELPMTGHPLAIATRPHGPEWESLFVPVVPGLLRAGANVLAVEVRPAAHGRAPSIELELAGRPGARIVRGPMVQRVGADTATIVVETDLPSAATVAWGSALDLSPGPAGAARRRHEFALVDLPRDGAVRYQVTIDGVPSPVATVATAPAEGEVIRLGLYGDVRGGHRVHAQLVERLVAEAPDAVLASGDLVLRGSDDADWQQFFAVTAPLLATIPYYPAVGNHDLGRSGDLARRVTDLFALPPGPADRPPGAGWYSFDVGDVHVVMLDSNAYDDGRQRAWVEADLLAADRARAIVVVTHDGPFSRGTHGGNQQAVRDYVPILVRHRVTLVISGHDHLYQRGVQDGLAYLVTGGGGAPLYRARCGVPGRARCVHPDGMIRLERAHHYAILSVYPRHVEVCPRLVDGSPLEPCWRLPVRGGGAIEERP; encoded by the coding sequence GTGTGGTCGCGCCGGCTCGGCTGCGTGCTCGCGATCGCGCTCGCGATCGTCGCGCCGGTCCGCGCGGCGGCCGACGACGACGATGATCCGGCCACGAGCGACGGCTCGCGCGCCGGCGCGTCGCCGCTGACCGGACGCGTGCTCGTGGCGCGCGACGCCGCCTGGGACGTGCAGTGGGCGACGGCGCCGGCCCTGACCGTGCGCCTCGGCGCGGCGGCGCTGGGCGCGCTCGACGCGGCCCGGGGTGGCCCGGCGGCCCCGAGCGTGTTCGGCGACGTCGCCGCCGGCGTGCCGCCGCCGGCGTGGCCGTTCGCGGTGACCGGCGGCGTGCGCGGCGTGCTCGGCCGGGGCTGCCCCGGCTGCGCGCTGCCGCCCGAGCCCACCGACGACACCCGGGTCGGCGCGACCTGGGCCACGACCGCGTTCGCCCTCGATCCCGCCCGCGCCGACGATCGCGCGCTGCGCGTGCTCGAGCTGCGCGTGCGCTACCGCGACGGCCTGACGATCTGGTGCAACGGCGTCGTCATCGCGCGGCGCGAGCTGCCGATGACCGGCCACCCGCTGGCGATCGCGACGCGCCCGCACGGGCCCGAGTGGGAGAGCCTGTTCGTGCCGGTGGTGCCTGGGCTCCTGCGCGCCGGCGCCAACGTGCTCGCGGTCGAGGTGCGCCCGGCGGCGCACGGGCGCGCGCCGTCGATCGAGCTCGAGCTCGCGGGCCGGCCCGGCGCGCGGATCGTCCGCGGGCCGATGGTGCAGCGGGTCGGGGCCGACACCGCGACGATCGTGGTCGAGACCGATCTGCCGAGCGCGGCGACCGTGGCGTGGGGCTCCGCGCTCGATCTGTCGCCCGGCCCCGCCGGCGCCGCCCGGCGCCGCCACGAGTTCGCGCTGGTCGATCTGCCGCGCGACGGCGCGGTCCGCTACCAGGTCACGATCGACGGCGTGCCCTCGCCGGTCGCCACGGTCGCCACCGCGCCGGCGGAGGGCGAGGTGATCCGGCTGGGCCTGTACGGCGACGTCCGCGGCGGCCACCGCGTCCACGCGCAGCTGGTCGAGCGCCTCGTGGCCGAGGCCCCCGACGCGGTGCTGGCCTCGGGCGACCTGGTGCTGCGCGGCTCCGACGACGCCGACTGGCAGCAGTTCTTCGCCGTGACCGCGCCGCTGCTCGCGACGATCCCGTACTACCCCGCGGTCGGCAACCACGACCTCGGGCGCAGCGGCGATCTCGCGCGGCGGGTCACCGATCTGTTCGCGCTGCCGCCGGGGCCGGCCGATCGGCCACCGGGCGCGGGCTGGTACAGCTTCGACGTCGGCGACGTCCACGTGGTCATGCTCGACTCGAACGCCTACGACGACGGCCGCCAGCGCGCGTGGGTCGAGGCCGATCTGCTCGCGGCCGACCGCGCGCGGGCGATCGTCGTCGTCACCCACGACGGGCCGTTCTCGCGCGGCACCCACGGCGGCAACCAGCAGGCGGTGCGCGACTACGTGCCGATCCTGGTGCGCCACCGGGTGACGCTGGTGATCAGCGGCCACGATCACCTGTACCAGCGCGGCGTCCAGGACGGCCTCGCGTACCTGGTCACCGGCGGCGGCGGCGCGCCGCTGTACCGCGCGCGCTGCGGCGTGCCCGGGCGCGCGCGCTGCGTCCACCCCGACGGCATGATCCGGCTCGAGCGCGCCCACCACTACGCGATCCTGAGCGTCTACCCGCGCCACGTCGAGGTGTGCCCGCGGCTGGTCGACGGCAGCCCGCTCGAGCCGTGCTGGCGGCTACCGGTGCGCGGCGGCGGCGCGATCGAGGAACGCCCGTAG
- a CDS encoding ribonuclease HI codes for MPWKRYRLRDADVWAEVDATGALLADSEGRVAIVYKKEPAAKVYRASGKNLGAVAGAPIEADLGGGAGGGGGGGGSGASAPARARAPARAASRGPGALGQPAPADAVHVWTDGACTGNPGPAGLGVVVLDGPGRREHSEYLGHGTNNIAELTAVLRGLDLVADRDRPVLVYTDSSYTIGVLSMGWKAKANVELVAEIRDALARFADVRFVKVPGHAGVPENERCDELARDAIVRRR; via the coding sequence ATGCCCTGGAAGCGCTATCGCCTGCGCGACGCCGACGTCTGGGCCGAGGTGGACGCCACCGGCGCGCTCCTCGCCGACAGCGAGGGCCGGGTCGCGATCGTCTACAAGAAGGAGCCCGCCGCCAAGGTCTACCGCGCCAGCGGCAAGAACCTGGGCGCGGTGGCCGGCGCGCCCATCGAGGCCGATCTCGGCGGCGGCGCTGGCGGTGGCGGCGGCGGCGGTGGTAGTGGCGCCAGCGCGCCGGCCAGAGCGCGCGCGCCGGCCCGCGCCGCCAGCCGCGGCCCCGGCGCGCTCGGCCAGCCAGCCCCGGCCGACGCGGTGCACGTCTGGACCGACGGCGCCTGCACCGGCAACCCCGGGCCCGCCGGCCTCGGCGTGGTCGTGCTCGACGGCCCCGGCCGCCGCGAGCACAGCGAGTACCTCGGCCACGGCACCAACAACATCGCCGAGCTGACCGCGGTGCTGCGCGGGCTCGATCTGGTCGCCGATCGCGACCGCCCGGTGCTGGTCTACACCGACTCGAGCTACACGATCGGCGTGCTGTCGATGGGCTGGAAGGCCAAGGCCAACGTCGAGCTGGTCGCCGAGATCCGCGACGCGCTGGCCCGGTTCGCCGACGTCCGGTTCGTCAAGGTGCCCGGCCACGCCGGCGTCCCCGAGAACGAGCGCTGCGACGAGCTGGCGCGCGACGCGATCGTCCGCCGGCGCTGA
- a CDS encoding VWA domain-containing protein, with the protein MIPIAVEPDLTYARRDCGWGALDTALGRLPLAAVDIDARVVGLTSTTEVRQTFVNHLREPIEATYVFPLPDRHAVQRFRMVAGDRVIEGVLDERGAARASYDQAIASGQRAAIAEEDRAGVFTMRVGNLMPGDVVTIALALSGPVVIDDGEVTWVFPLVVAPRYVPGVPLPGEQAGLGIVGDTDHVPDASRISPPVLLPGMPSPVRLGVRLTVDGGGLPMGNLRANLAEVDAKADGRGWQIALRPGQRLDRDLVLRWQLGGTTLCSSAVWAPDAIGAGGTLAVTVVPPIGSAAGGRPRDVAIILDRSGSMEGWKMVAARRAAARIVDSLTERDRFMVLAFDDRIESPHRGLVAATDRHRFQAVEFLARVDSRGGTELAQPLRAAVTGLPADGRRDQVLVLVTDGQVGNEDQILAALGHELGRVRMFTLGIDRAVNAAFLRRLAGLGGGACELVESEDRLDEVMGKIHRRIATPILTDLEVAGPGLDPRSQAPRRLPSVFAGAPVTIYLRCAERPVPGQIIEVRGRLPAGATTVVAVPLDAARPAVDLEATWARAHIRDLEDRYAAGEATSGLEREIVEVSLRHHVLSRFTAFVAIDRSQVVNRAGAPRPIVQPVEHPAGWGAPSAPPPPPSYAPAPVTYKSMAAPLGGATRGRAAPMSPAPMARAPAQSDDGPMAACEEAAPDRAMASLVRDEEAPAELVEDGQDAFAMPAAPPMAQPTRRPTPAPRRGLFEKRKEERARDEGGAAPSPGDRPYRQRLGLVADDLAAAASAADPRAAAQLPVARLAELIEDARSVGLTALVAQLEPLLARLQAALAGSDLAAVLTSVVLAARAIATGHAPPPAPATRRSFWK; encoded by the coding sequence ATGATCCCCATCGCCGTCGAGCCCGACCTCACCTACGCCCGCCGCGACTGCGGCTGGGGCGCCCTCGACACCGCGCTGGGTCGGTTGCCGCTCGCCGCGGTCGACATCGACGCGCGCGTGGTCGGGCTGACGAGCACGACCGAGGTCCGCCAGACCTTCGTCAACCACCTGCGCGAGCCGATCGAGGCGACGTACGTGTTCCCGCTGCCGGATCGCCACGCGGTCCAGCGGTTCCGCATGGTCGCGGGCGACCGGGTGATCGAGGGCGTGCTCGACGAGCGCGGCGCCGCTCGGGCCTCCTACGATCAGGCCATCGCCAGCGGCCAGCGCGCGGCGATCGCCGAGGAGGATCGCGCGGGGGTGTTCACGATGCGGGTCGGCAACCTGATGCCGGGCGACGTGGTGACGATCGCCCTGGCGCTGTCGGGCCCGGTGGTGATCGACGACGGCGAGGTGACCTGGGTGTTCCCGCTGGTGGTCGCGCCGCGCTACGTGCCGGGCGTGCCGCTGCCGGGCGAGCAGGCCGGGCTCGGCATCGTCGGCGACACCGACCACGTGCCCGACGCGTCGCGGATCTCGCCGCCGGTGCTCTTGCCGGGCATGCCCAGCCCGGTGCGGCTGGGCGTGCGCCTGACCGTCGACGGCGGCGGCCTGCCGATGGGCAACCTGCGCGCCAACCTGGCCGAGGTCGACGCCAAGGCCGACGGCCGCGGCTGGCAGATCGCGCTGCGCCCGGGCCAGCGGCTCGATCGCGATCTGGTGCTGCGCTGGCAGCTCGGCGGCACGACCCTGTGCTCGAGCGCGGTCTGGGCGCCCGACGCGATCGGCGCCGGCGGTACGCTCGCGGTGACGGTGGTGCCGCCGATCGGCAGCGCCGCCGGCGGGCGCCCGCGCGACGTCGCGATCATCCTCGATCGCTCGGGCTCGATGGAGGGCTGGAAGATGGTCGCGGCCCGGCGCGCCGCGGCCCGCATCGTCGACAGCCTGACCGAGCGCGACCGCTTCATGGTGCTCGCGTTCGACGATCGGATCGAGAGCCCGCACCGGGGCCTCGTCGCCGCGACCGATCGCCACCGGTTCCAGGCGGTCGAGTTCCTGGCGCGGGTCGACTCGCGCGGCGGCACCGAGCTGGCCCAGCCGCTGCGCGCGGCGGTGACCGGCCTGCCCGCCGACGGCCGCCGCGATCAGGTGCTGGTGCTGGTCACCGACGGCCAGGTCGGCAACGAGGATCAGATCCTCGCCGCGCTCGGCCACGAGCTCGGGCGCGTGCGCATGTTCACGCTCGGCATCGACCGCGCGGTCAACGCCGCGTTCCTGCGGCGCCTGGCCGGGCTCGGCGGCGGCGCGTGCGAGCTGGTCGAGTCCGAGGATCGCCTCGACGAGGTGATGGGCAAGATCCACCGCCGCATCGCCACGCCGATCCTGACCGACCTCGAGGTCGCCGGCCCCGGGCTCGACCCGCGCAGCCAGGCGCCGCGGCGGCTGCCGTCGGTGTTCGCCGGCGCGCCGGTGACGATCTACCTGCGCTGCGCGGAGCGTCCGGTCCCCGGACAGATCATCGAGGTCCGGGGCCGGCTGCCGGCCGGCGCCACCACCGTCGTCGCCGTGCCGCTCGACGCGGCCCGGCCGGCGGTCGATCTCGAGGCGACCTGGGCGCGGGCGCACATCCGCGATCTCGAGGACCGCTACGCCGCGGGCGAGGCGACCAGCGGCCTCGAGCGCGAGATCGTCGAGGTGTCGCTGCGCCACCACGTGCTGTCGCGCTTCACCGCGTTCGTCGCGATCGATCGCAGCCAGGTCGTCAACCGCGCCGGCGCGCCCCGCCCGATCGTGCAGCCGGTCGAGCACCCGGCCGGCTGGGGGGCGCCGAGCGCGCCGCCGCCGCCGCCGAGCTACGCCCCGGCGCCGGTCACCTACAAGTCGATGGCGGCGCCGCTCGGGGGCGCGACCCGCGGTCGAGCCGCGCCGATGAGCCCGGCGCCGATGGCCCGGGCCCCGGCCCAGAGCGACGACGGCCCGATGGCCGCGTGCGAGGAGGCGGCGCCCGACCGCGCGATGGCCTCGCTGGTCCGCGACGAGGAGGCGCCCGCCGAGCTCGTCGAGGACGGCCAGGACGCGTTCGCGATGCCGGCGGCGCCGCCGATGGCCCAGCCGACGCGACGCCCGACGCCGGCCCCGCGCCGCGGGCTGTTCGAGAAGCGCAAGGAGGAGCGGGCTCGCGACGAGGGCGGCGCCGCGCCCAGCCCGGGTGATCGCCCGTACCGGCAGCGCCTCGGCCTGGTCGCCGACGATCTCGCCGCCGCGGCGAGCGCCGCGGACCCGCGCGCGGCCGCGCAGCTGCCGGTCGCGCGCCTGGCCGAGCTGATCGAGGACGCGCGCTCGGTGGGGCTCACGGCGCTGGTCGCGCAGCTCGAGCCGCTCCTGGCCCGGCTGCAGGCGGCGCTGGCGGGGTCCGACCTGGCCGCGGTCCTGACCTCGGTCGTCCTCGCCGCCCGGGCGATCGCCACCGGCCACGCGCCGCCGCCGGCGCCGGCCACGCGCCGGTCGTTCTGGAAGTAG